A single region of the Populus nigra chromosome 2, ddPopNigr1.1, whole genome shotgun sequence genome encodes:
- the LOC133681605 gene encoding uncharacterized protein LOC133681605: MAANQRPNLGFERDSIAVHHGVFALLVDTLNKQIQVKYQSMPTSPYDTHKWVMSAFLAALFVYATASVAEAIPRSQESVYQRLAGNIRLFASALATVFLLVLLIPAWG, from the exons atggctgCAAACCAGAGGCCAAATCTTGGTTTCGAGAGAGACAG CATCGCTGTGCATCATGGAGTCTTCGCTCTGCTCGTGGACACATTAAATAAACAGATCCAAGTGAAATACCAATCCATGCCCACTTCTCCATACGATACTCACAAGTGGGTCATGTCAGCATTTTTGGCGGCTCTATTTGTATACGCGACAGCATCGGTGGCCGAGGCCATACCGCGGAGCCAGGAATCAGTTTACCAGAGGCTTGCCGGCAACATCCGCCTCTTTGCCAGCGCCCTTGCTACAGTTTTCCTTCTGGTGCTTCTTATCCCAGCTTGGGGGTAG
- the LOC133681606 gene encoding uncharacterized protein LOC133681606 yields MAENHPPNLGFKGDSIVAQHVIFALLVDTLSNQIQVKYQSMRVSPFDTHQRVMSTFFAALFIYATTSVAEVILRTQKSVHQRLVGNIRLFSSALAIILLLVTLSLIVSCIISVLWTCLFVKLAYESCQDLCQLLSQTTDEVLRMLKKLSATVRSPEEKPNQPNV; encoded by the exons ATGGCAGAAAACCACCCGCCTAATCTTGGTTTCAAAGGAGACAG CATCGTAGCGCAACACGTCATTTTTGCCCTGCTCGTGGACACGTTAAGCAACCAAATCCAAGTGAAATACCAGTCAATGCGAGTTTCTCCATTTGACACCCACCAGAGGGTCATGTCAACATTTTTTGCTGCCCTGTTTATATACGCCACAACATCAGTTGCCGAGGTTATACTCCGGACGCAGAAATCAGTCCATCAAAGACTTGTCGGCAATATTCGCCTCTTTTCTAGCGCCCTTGCTATAATTCTGCTCCTGGTGACTCTTTCCCTGATTGTGTCCTGCATCATTTCTGTCCTGTGGACCTGTTTATTTGTGAAGTTAGCATATGAATCATGTCAGGATCTCTGCCAGTTGCTAAGCCAAACAACTGATGAGGTACTGCGCATGTTGAAAAAGCTAAGTGCAACTGTGAGGAGCCCCGAAGAGAAACCAAACCAGCCGAATGTCTAG